A region from the Paenibacillus humicola genome encodes:
- a CDS encoding sugar-binding protein, which produces MKRHTLTAWVMILALCLTAMGCSAKGPANAGDTGGSGGASSSAGDQSASGGTSSAGAKDDKDITVALIPKVAVPFFDDINTGGKDEAASLGVKYQWVVPENTQGSTQVQLIEDLVSKHVDGIGISVNEPKSVQEAIKKAMDAGVKVLTYDSDSPDSGRTMYIGTVNESAGETMGKAMAEAIGGQGEVAIVTGQLGALNLNQRIEGIKKALAGYPAIKLVDTQGTEDDLAKAVSVSEGIFRAHPNLKGIFGVSQVGGPAMAKVMNSKEFASRKGAVQVFAFDDLPDTIQGVKDGFINGIIVQRPVTMGKLAVQHLVAQIKGEETVPQQDIDTGVTVVTKDNLDSYTK; this is translated from the coding sequence ATGAAAAGGCATACGTTAACCGCTTGGGTCATGATTTTGGCGCTTTGTCTGACCGCGATGGGCTGTTCGGCCAAAGGGCCGGCAAACGCGGGCGATACCGGGGGGAGCGGCGGCGCGTCTTCCTCCGCTGGCGATCAATCGGCAAGCGGCGGCACCTCCTCGGCCGGCGCGAAGGACGATAAGGACATCACCGTCGCCCTCATTCCGAAGGTGGCCGTGCCGTTCTTCGACGATATCAATACGGGCGGCAAGGACGAGGCGGCGTCCCTCGGCGTGAAGTACCAATGGGTCGTGCCGGAAAACACGCAGGGCTCGACGCAGGTCCAGCTGATCGAGGATCTCGTCTCCAAGCATGTGGACGGCATCGGCATTTCCGTCAACGAGCCGAAATCGGTACAGGAAGCGATCAAAAAAGCGATGGATGCCGGCGTCAAGGTTTTGACCTACGATTCCGATTCGCCGGACAGCGGCCGCACGATGTACATCGGCACGGTCAACGAATCGGCGGGCGAGACGATGGGCAAGGCGATGGCCGAAGCGATCGGAGGCCAGGGCGAGGTGGCGATCGTTACCGGACAGCTGGGCGCGCTTAACCTGAACCAGCGCATCGAGGGAATCAAGAAGGCGCTTGCCGGATATCCGGCTATCAAGCTGGTCGATACGCAGGGCACGGAGGACGACCTGGCCAAGGCCGTATCCGTTTCCGAAGGCATTTTCAGGGCGCATCCGAACCTGAAAGGGATCTTTGGGGTGAGCCAGGTCGGCGGGCCTGCCATGGCGAAGGTAATGAATTCCAAGGAGTTTGCCAGCCGCAAAGGGGCCGTTCAAGTGTTTGCGTTCGACGATCTGCCCGATACGATTCAGGGCGTGAAGGACGGCTTTATTAACGGCATTATCGTGCAGCGTCCCGTTACGATGGGCAAGCTCGCCGTGCAGCATCTGGTCGCGCAAATCAAAGGGGAAGAAACCGTGCCGCAGCAGGATATCGATACGGGAGTCACCGTCGTCACCAAAGACAATCTCGATTCTTATACGAAATAA
- a CDS encoding sugar ABC transporter ATP-binding protein, with protein MKPILQMQNISKSFPGVKALSGVTLEVFEGEVLALVGENGAGKSTLMKILTGVYEPDRDGRGKIVVNGVETAIKDPIHARNLGISIIYQELTTAENLTVAENIFLAKEPRNRLGLIDTRRMLAESGRILSELNMEIDPGTQVGELSVGQQQMIEIAKAISYNAKVIVMDEPTASLSHKETRTLMQLVQKLKKQHISIVYISHRLEEIFEIADRICVLRDGQTVHQMPATEATTEMLVKKMVDRDLSDMYAKEESFATDEAVLEVRGLTQAFKAASHRAVIRDVGFKLHKGEILGFSGLVGAGRTEIMELLFGIRPSRGEVLLDGERLNVRGPADAIRKGIGFVTEDRKLQGLVLNMSVRENFSLTHLERYTRFDFVDRKKEKRACETYIDALGIKTPSPEQEAVLLSGGNQQKIVIAKWAARHPKVLIVDEPTRGIDIGAKSEVHALLLRLAREGMGIIMISSDLPEIMAMSDRIVVVREGRIAGEFSREEATQERIIEAAAGQGGAAVI; from the coding sequence GTGAAGCCCATTCTGCAAATGCAGAACATTTCCAAAAGTTTTCCCGGCGTCAAGGCGCTGAGCGGCGTCACGCTCGAGGTGTTCGAGGGCGAGGTGCTGGCGCTGGTCGGCGAGAACGGGGCGGGCAAAAGCACCTTGATGAAAATTTTGACCGGCGTTTACGAACCGGACCGGGACGGAAGAGGGAAAATCGTCGTGAACGGCGTGGAGACGGCCATCAAAGACCCGATTCACGCCCGGAATCTCGGCATCAGCATCATTTATCAGGAATTGACCACCGCAGAGAATTTGACGGTGGCGGAAAATATCTTTTTGGCCAAGGAGCCGCGCAACCGGCTCGGGCTGATCGATACGCGCCGCATGCTGGCCGAATCCGGGCGGATTTTGTCCGAGCTGAACATGGAGATCGATCCGGGCACGCAGGTAGGCGAGCTCAGCGTCGGTCAGCAGCAGATGATCGAGATCGCGAAGGCGATCTCTTATAACGCCAAAGTGATCGTGATGGACGAGCCGACCGCTTCTTTAAGCCATAAGGAAACGCGGACGCTGATGCAGCTGGTGCAAAAGCTGAAAAAGCAGCACATTTCGATCGTCTACATTTCTCACCGGCTCGAGGAAATTTTCGAAATCGCCGACCGGATTTGCGTGCTGCGGGACGGCCAAACCGTTCACCAAATGCCCGCGACCGAAGCGACGACCGAGATGCTCGTCAAAAAAATGGTCGACCGCGATTTGAGCGACATGTATGCTAAAGAAGAAAGCTTCGCGACGGACGAGGCCGTTTTGGAGGTCAGGGGCTTAACCCAGGCGTTCAAGGCCGCTTCGCACCGGGCGGTCATCCGGGATGTCGGCTTCAAGCTGCATAAAGGCGAAATTCTCGGCTTTTCGGGCCTCGTCGGCGCCGGCCGCACGGAAATCATGGAGCTTCTGTTCGGCATTCGTCCCTCCCGGGGGGAAGTGCTGCTTGACGGGGAAAGACTGAACGTGCGCGGTCCGGCCGACGCGATCCGCAAAGGAATCGGGTTCGTGACGGAGGACCGCAAGCTGCAGGGGCTGGTGCTCAATATGAGCGTCCGGGAAAATTTCAGCCTGACCCACCTGGAGCGCTATACGCGTTTCGATTTTGTCGACCGCAAGAAAGAGAAGCGGGCGTGCGAGACGTATATCGATGCGCTCGGGATCAAAACGCCGTCTCCCGAGCAGGAAGCGGTCCTCTTAAGCGGCGGCAACCAGCAGAAAATCGTCATTGCCAAATGGGCGGCCCGCCATCCGAAGGTGCTCATTGTCGACGAACCGACGCGCGGCATCGATATCGGAGCGAAATCCGAGGTCCATGCGCTGCTGCTCCGGCTTGCCAGGGAGGGAATGGGAATTATCATGATTTCATCGGATTTGCCGGAAATCATGGCGATGAGCGACCGCATTGTCGTCGTCCGGGAAGGCAGGATCGCCGGGGAGTTCTCCCGGGAGGAAGCGACTCAGGAACGCATCATCGAGGCCGCGGCCGGACAAGGCGGGGCAGCGGTTATATGA
- a CDS encoding ABC transporter permease, translating to MKVAAEGKPGGFRLPAGIKPVMSVVKSREMNILAVLVVMGVVITLFSPYFLTTDNLMGVSRAFSVTAIMAIGMTMVIITGGIDLSVGSVMGLSSLITALSFAHGLPTAIAIAAGLVTGLLAGLANGLLITKIHLPPFIATLGTLSIGRGLIYIITEGFPVTPDVPDGYIFLGQGYIGFVPFPVVAMLLLMVVFSVVMSKTRFGRHVYAIGGNENAARLSGVKTDQTKMIVYVLSGVISAAAGIILFARLTSAEPASGFGAELDVIAAAAIGGASLSGGFGSIVGAIIGAGLIGVIANGIVLLNINTYAQQAITGLVILIAVSIDMWRSKRRG from the coding sequence ATGAAAGTGGCCGCAGAAGGGAAGCCGGGCGGCTTTCGGCTGCCGGCGGGCATCAAGCCCGTCATGTCCGTCGTCAAGTCGCGGGAAATGAACATTTTGGCGGTTTTGGTCGTCATGGGGGTCGTCATCACCCTGTTTTCGCCTTACTTTCTGACGACGGACAATTTGATGGGGGTATCCCGCGCGTTTTCCGTTACGGCGATTATGGCGATCGGCATGACGATGGTCATCATTACGGGAGGGATCGACCTGTCGGTCGGCTCGGTGATGGGGCTGTCCTCGCTGATAACCGCGCTGTCCTTCGCGCACGGTCTCCCGACCGCAATCGCGATCGCCGCGGGACTCGTTACGGGGCTTCTGGCGGGGCTTGCGAACGGCCTGCTGATTACGAAAATCCATCTGCCTCCTTTTATCGCGACGCTGGGCACGCTCAGCATCGGCCGGGGACTCATTTACATCATTACGGAGGGCTTCCCCGTTACGCCCGACGTGCCGGACGGCTACATCTTTTTGGGGCAGGGCTATATCGGCTTCGTGCCGTTTCCGGTGGTTGCCATGCTACTGCTCATGGTCGTTTTCTCCGTCGTGATGAGTAAGACCCGGTTCGGCAGGCACGTGTATGCGATCGGCGGAAATGAAAACGCTGCCAGGCTGAGCGGCGTCAAAACCGACCAAACGAAGATGATCGTGTATGTGCTGTCGGGCGTCATATCGGCGGCAGCTGGCATTATTCTGTTCGCCAGGCTGACCTCCGCCGAACCGGCCTCCGGTTTCGGGGCCGAACTGGACGTGATCGCCGCCGCCGCCATCGGCGGAGCCAGTCTGTCGGGCGGATTCGGCAGCATCGTCGGCGCCATTATCGGCGCCGGGCTGATCGGCGTCATCGCCAACGGCATCGTCCTGCTCAATATCAACACGTACGCGCAGCAGGCGATTACCGGGCTCGTCATTCTGATCGCGGTCAGCATCGACATGTGGCGCTCGAAGCGAAGGGGGTAA
- a CDS encoding aspartate/glutamate racemase family protein, translating into MKTVVVIHTGPVTVQPLKDQFRQVLPDVRMINIMDDSLLNDAMQAGHLTKEVSSRLYAYMEQAQAMKADLILNACSSVGEAADAARNLLSVPVIKIDEAMADRASEIGSKIGVVATVKTTLEPTVRLIESKAKEKCKPVEVVRQIAEGAFQALLDGDGEKHDRIVKETISELIAKVDVVVLAQVSMARLIPSLGETKVPVLASPSSGVEAVKKALERMA; encoded by the coding sequence ATGAAAACGGTAGTCGTCATCCACACCGGGCCGGTAACGGTCCAGCCGCTGAAGGATCAGTTCAGACAGGTGCTGCCGGACGTCCGGATGATCAACATTATGGACGACAGCCTGCTGAATGACGCCATGCAGGCGGGCCATCTCACAAAGGAAGTATCCAGCCGCCTGTATGCCTACATGGAGCAGGCGCAGGCCATGAAGGCCGACCTGATATTGAACGCATGCTCGTCGGTCGGGGAAGCGGCGGACGCTGCAAGGAACCTGCTGTCGGTACCGGTTATCAAGATCGATGAAGCGATGGCGGACCGTGCCAGTGAAATCGGTTCCAAAATCGGCGTCGTCGCAACCGTGAAAACAACGCTGGAGCCGACCGTTCGGCTGATCGAATCGAAGGCGAAGGAGAAATGCAAGCCGGTCGAGGTCGTACGGCAGATTGCCGAAGGCGCGTTTCAGGCGCTGCTGGACGGAGACGGCGAGAAGCACGACCGGATCGTGAAGGAAACGATCTCGGAGCTGATCGCGAAGGTCGATGTCGTCGTGCTGGCGCAGGTTTCCATGGCTCGCCTTATTCCGAGTCTCGGTGAGACGAAGGTGCCCGTGCTGGCGAGCCCGTCCAGCGGCGTGGAGGCGGTAAAGAAAGCGCTGGAGCGAATGGCATGA
- a CDS encoding NAD-dependent epimerase/dehydratase family protein, protein MTKRVIVTGGSGMAAKWIVKDLAERGYEVLNLDRVPMNPAIPRTRTLITDLTDAGQVFNAMAASTAGHEFDDSIRPQPIDAIVHFAAIPRIMTHPDNEIYRINVMGTYNVLDAAAKYGIRKVVLASSETTYGLVFAHEHRNPDYFPLDEQYPVDPMDSYACSKIVNEVTAKSFHARTGMDVYCYRIGNVIDVPDYANFPAFFRDPGFRKRITWSYIDVRDLAQAVRLGIEKDGLGFQIINIAADDVSSDLPTRELLGRFYPGVPVKKELGEHETLLSNEKLKQLLGWKQEHDWRMYVN, encoded by the coding sequence ATGACAAAACGGGTGATCGTTACCGGGGGCAGCGGCATGGCGGCCAAATGGATCGTCAAGGATTTGGCGGAACGCGGGTACGAGGTGCTGAATCTCGACCGGGTGCCGATGAACCCGGCAATCCCGCGCACGAGAACGCTCATTACCGACCTGACCGATGCCGGTCAAGTGTTCAATGCGATGGCGGCAAGCACGGCGGGGCACGAATTCGACGATTCGATCCGCCCGCAGCCGATCGATGCGATCGTCCATTTTGCGGCCATACCGCGGATCATGACGCACCCCGACAACGAAATTTACCGGATCAACGTGATGGGCACGTACAATGTGCTCGATGCCGCCGCGAAATACGGCATTCGGAAGGTCGTGCTGGCGTCGAGCGAAACGACCTACGGGCTCGTCTTCGCTCACGAGCACCGGAATCCCGACTATTTTCCGCTGGACGAGCAGTATCCGGTCGATCCGATGGACAGCTACGCCTGTTCCAAAATCGTGAACGAGGTAACGGCCAAATCGTTTCACGCAAGGACCGGCATGGACGTGTATTGCTACCGCATCGGCAACGTCATCGATGTGCCGGATTACGCGAATTTCCCGGCATTTTTCCGGGACCCGGGGTTCCGCAAACGGATTACATGGAGCTACATCGACGTGCGCGATCTGGCCCAGGCCGTCCGCCTCGGGATCGAAAAAGACGGGCTCGGATTTCAGATCATCAATATTGCGGCCGACGACGTCTCCTCCGATCTGCCGACCCGGGAGCTGCTCGGCCGGTTCTACCCGGGCGTTCCGGTGAAGAAGGAGCTCGGCGAGCATGAAACGCTGCTGAGCAACGAAAAGCTGAAGCAGCTGCTCGGGTGGAAGCAGGAGCATGACTGGCGGATGTACGTAAACTAG
- a CDS encoding Crp/Fnr family transcriptional regulator: protein MWYVKKSEILSLIPHECLDEVLHIFSPHMPIKKNVIIYHPNDPSDFVYMIKKGSVQLTRIAHNGQQITLNIVTEGMIFGEGDVLNEKVYTHYAETLETSQICYIRKDDFQGLLAQYRNVNNMMLNILHRRWKEAQIQIENLAFYEVHERLANILLRFSAEYGMPYNNNGLRGTLVNFKVSQDKLGDFCGTSRESINRNLKDMKAQGLLEFEGRRIVLLDSFFDVYSGGLEHVPSVRAKKHA, encoded by the coding sequence ATGTGGTACGTTAAGAAGAGCGAAATTCTGTCTTTGATTCCGCACGAATGTTTAGACGAAGTCCTCCATATTTTCAGTCCGCACATGCCGATCAAGAAAAACGTGATCATTTACCACCCGAACGATCCGAGCGATTTTGTCTATATGATCAAAAAAGGCAGCGTCCAGCTGACCCGCATCGCCCACAACGGACAGCAGATTACGCTTAATATCGTGACGGAGGGCATGATTTTCGGCGAAGGGGACGTCCTCAATGAAAAGGTATACACGCATTACGCCGAAACGCTGGAAACGAGCCAGATCTGTTATATCCGAAAGGACGATTTCCAGGGGCTTCTCGCGCAATACCGCAACGTGAACAACATGATGCTGAACATCCTTCACCGGCGCTGGAAAGAAGCTCAAATTCAGATCGAGAATCTCGCGTTCTACGAAGTACATGAACGTCTGGCCAATATTCTGCTCCGATTTTCGGCGGAATATGGAATGCCCTACAATAACAACGGCCTCCGCGGCACGCTGGTCAACTTCAAGGTATCGCAGGATAAGCTGGGCGACTTTTGCGGCACGTCGCGGGAATCGATCAACCGCAATCTGAAGGACATGAAGGCGCAGGGGCTGCTGGAATTCGAAGGGAGGAGAATCGTATTGCTCGACAGCTTCTTCGACGTTTATTCGGGCGGCTTGGAGCACGTACCTTCGGTAAGAGCGAAAAAGCATGCCTGA